From the genome of Synchiropus splendidus isolate RoL2022-P1 chromosome 17, RoL_Sspl_1.0, whole genome shotgun sequence, one region includes:
- the LOC128748957 gene encoding heart- and neural crest derivatives-expressed protein 1-like — MNLIGGYQHHHHLMHEPFPFVQRCHQEAPYFQSWVVNHGEVPPDFQLQTPYPPAEMPPGATHDARLEGLHVGMGKRRASGPKKERRRTESINTAFAELRECIPNVPADTKLSKIKTLRLATSYIAYLMDVLAKDSGETEGFKAEIKKFENRDLKRKRETPDGPPESLGVEKKAKGRTGWPQQVWALELNQ; from the exons ATGAACCTGATCGGGGGTtaccagcaccaccaccacctgatGCACGAGCCCTTCCCCTTCGTGCAGCGGTGCCACCAGGAGGCTCCGTACTTCCAGAGCTGGGTGGTGAACCACGGGGAGGTTCCTCCGGACTTCCAGCTGCAGACACCGTATCCTCCGGCGGAGATGCCTCCGGGAGCCACGCACGACGCCCGCCTGGAGGGCCTGCACGTCGGCATGGGGAAGCGGCGAGCGTCGGGGCCCAAGAAGGAACGCCGGAGGACGGAGAGCATCAACACCGCCTTCGCAGAGCTCCGAGAGTGCATCCCCAACGTCCCCGCAGACACCAAACTGTCCAAAATCAAAACGTTACGCCTGGCGACCAGCTACATCGCATATCTGATGGACGTTCTGGCCAAAGACTCTGGGGAGACGGAAGGCTTTAAGGCTGAAATTAAGAAATTTGAGAATCGGGATCTCAAGCGGAAACGAGAGACG CCTGACGGTCCTCCGGAGTCTCTCGGCGTGGAGAAGAAGGCGAAGGGCCGAACCGGCTGGCCGCAACAGGTCTGGGCTCTGGAGCTCAACCAGTGA
- the LOC128748502 gene encoding histone deacetylase complex subunit SAP30L: MNGFSTEEDSHDGPPAPPFYGQSCCLIEDGERCGRSAGNASFSKRIQKSISQKKLKLDIDKSVRHLYICDFHKNFIQSVRNKRKRKTSDDGGESPDHDVEVPEVDLFQLQVNTLRRYKRHYKLQTRPGLNKAQLAETVSRHFRSIVVNEKETLTYFIYMVKSSKSRLDQKGDAGKPLD; the protein is encoded by the exons ATGAACGGCTTCAGCACCGAGGAAGACAGCCATGACGGACCGCCGGCGCCGCCGTTCTACGGGCAGAGCTGCTGCCTGATCGAGGACGGCGAGCGCTGCGGCCGCTCGGCTGGAAACGCCTCCTTCAGCAAGAGGATCCAGAAGAGTATATCTCAAAAGAAGCTCAAGTTGGACATCGACAAGAGT GTGCGCCACTTGTACATCTGTGACTTCCATAAGAATTTCATCCAGAGTGTGCGcaacaagaggaagaggaagaccagCGATGACGGCGGCGAGTCCCCGGATCACGACGTGGAAGTTCCCGAG GTCGACTTGTTCCAGCTGCAAGTCAATACGCTGAGACGCTACAAGCGACACTACAAGCTGCAGACCCGGCCCGGACTGAACAAGGCTCAGCTGGCCGAG ACGGTGAGTCGTCACTTTCGGAGCATCGTGGTGAACGAGAAGGAGACGCTGACCTACTTCATCTACATGGTGAAGAGCAGCAAGAGCCGTTTGGACCAGAAGGGTGACGCAGGTAAGCCGCTGGACTGA